tgggggaccaaaatcgtggcattggtaaacgtcggggaccaaagttgcaattaagcctattctAAATTAGAAGCTCAAATGTTGATAAACACACTCACTTTTTAAAATTGGCAATAGACAAAGAAATGATAtaatagaaggaaaaagaaaaaaaagtacaaTGAAAAGTCATTCACCTGGGAGTTTGATCAAGCTTGAAGTGCGTATGACCGAATCTActaaaaaccaaataaaaagaaaagataaaggTAAGAAAACTGGCAAAAAAAAGTATGGAGCAAAGGGCTATTTATACATGTAGTTTaagctttgaagaagatgaaaggtgTAATAAAACTGAAGAATATTGAAGGTTTCTTCAAATGTTTTTAGGACCccatatgaatgaatgcattgATTTTTACAATTAAGTTTAGTGAATACATTTGGGAATGCAGAAAGACAATGAGATTGCTATGAAATAGACGGCTGAGATTCAATCCAAGTGAAATAAAAGACATCTTTACCAAAATATCCATAGTCAAGCTTCATAGtctttgaaattatttgttgaTTGACAGATTTATCCCAAGGTTGCAAAAACTCTctctttatatagtttatagatagatagatagatagatagattgatAGATAATACTTATTCAATTTGACTTTTCCAAATGTAACAAAAAACATACTAATTCAATTGGAATATTGTCTAGGTTACTGTATATAAATTCACTTAACAAATGGGTGAACCACAATTGATGGCTAAATTAGTTTCTGGACCTTTCGCTTGATACTTGCACAAGCACTAATAACAGTAGTGGGGCTAACATTCGTTATCCTTTATGATGCTTATTGTGTTGCTTTTCCAATCTTCATAAAGATTAAAGAGAACTGATGTGGGATAAGTTCAGGAAGTATTAGCAAGTGTCTAAGTCAAGCACAGTAACAATTCAAACATGTCCAACACAAAATAATTGAACTAAAACTATTTCTAGATATTATGATCACAAAGGTTTTCATTTATCACAAACAAAATGACAAGTCAAAAGACAAAAAACTTTGAGCTGATAAAAACTAGCCACTCTTTGCTATAATGGGTTCAAAGATGCTCTTAAGATCCTCCAGACAATCCACAAACACATCTTCCTCCTGCTGATAATCATCATCAAGCAAATTTCTGGCTTTTTCAATTGCAGAATTgatcttctccttttcttgTGAGGAGAGCTTAGAATAGATATCCTTTTTCTTTAAAGTATGCCTCGTACTGTAAACATAATCATCCAAAGCTATCATTGCACTGACCTTGCTAAGGTACTTTTTATCTTCAGCCTGGTATTTCTCAGCTTCTTGAATCAATCTTTTTATTTCTTCACTTGACATTCTTTCTTTGTCATTGGTAATGGTAATCCTATTCTTATTACCAGTGGTTTTTTCCTCAGCAGAAACAGTTATAATACCATTTTCATCTATACCAAAGCATACATCTAACGGATGGCCACGAGGAGCACGAGGAAAGCCAGAAAGCCAAAAAGAGCCTAACAAATTGTTATCACcaactctcgctctctctcccTCATAAACATTAATCGAGACTCTAACTGCATTATCTTTTGGTGTAGAATATCGTTTTGTCTTCTTGATAGGAATGTTAGTGTTCCTAGGAATCACCACATTCATGACATCTATTCCTGTCGCTATTCCAAGTGACAGTGGTGTGACATCCATCAACACCAAATTTGGAACATTCTTAATGCCGCCTTCACTCAACAAAGCAGCCTGGACAGCTGCACCACAAGCAACAGCCTCATCAGGATTAATGCTCTTGCACAGATCCTTGCCATTGAAATAGTCCTGCAATAATTGCTGCACTTTTGGAATCCTAGAACAGCCACCAACAAGGACAACATCATGTATACTACTCTTGGTCATCTTAGCATCATTAAGACACTTATCTACCGTCTCCATACACTCTTCAAAAAGTTCCATATTGATATTCTCAAACCTTACACGAGAGATTGAAAAACAAAAGTCAATGCCTTGGAATAGAGCATCTACCTCGATGGTGGTATCAACAGCAAAGCTAAGTGTCCTTTTCGCCCTCTCACATGCCGCTCTCAACCTTCTCAAAGCTTTTGGATTCCCAGTTATGTCCACtttgttcttcttcttgaaCTCCTTTACAAAATAGTCCACCATTCTGTTATCAAAGTCCATTCCCCCGAGGTGAGTGTTTCCAGCTGTGGCCCTTACTTGGAAGACCTTATTGTAAGAGAATAGTATGATTTGAATGGGTGCCATTCTCATTGATAGCAATAGGGTATAAATACAAAACTGAATATACAAAAGTCAAACTATTTCCTATTTTGCCTAGCTTAATTACAGGAATACAATCAATATAATTGCAGGAATAAATcatattctatcacacccccgcagtcgaagcgggaggttccCGGACGCTGAGACTGGtccgaaaatcatcaaaaagaacCCGGGGAAGGCCTTTGGTGAAGATATCAGCGATCTGATGGCGGGAAGAGACATGAAGAACTCGAGCCTGGCCGCGTGCGACCTTTTCCCGAACAAAGTGGATATCCATCTCAATATGTTTGGTACGCTGATGCTGCACAGGATTTCCAGAGAGATATATAGCACTAACATTATCGCAGTACACCAAAGTAGCCTGGAAAAGAGGAAAGTGAAGCTCCAGCAGGAGATTGCGGAGCCAACAAGATTCCGAAACAACATTAGCAACACCTCTGTACTCAGCCTCTGCACTGGAACGAGAGAGAGTAGGCTGACGCTTGGACGACCAAGAGATGAGTTTGTCACCAAGAAAAACACAATAACCAGAAGTGGAGCGTCTGGTGTCAGGACATCcaccccaatcagcatcagtATAAGAAATAAGCTTCTCAATAGGGGTCGGATATAGGTGCAAACCAAAGTGCAAGGTTCCCTGAACATAGCGCAGAATGCGCTTTAGTGCCAACATGTGCTCAGTGCAAGGAGCATGCATGTGAAGACAAACCTGCTGAACAGCATATGAAATGTCAGGGCGAGTGAAGGTGAGATACTGGAGAGCGCCTGGAAGACTACGGTACATAGTGGGATCCTCATATGGAGTGCCGGAGGATGTACTgagcttctgcttggtgtcaaccggAGTAGCAGAAGGGTTGCACGAAGTCATGCCGGCACGTGCAATAATATCTCGAGCATATGTGCTCTGACTGAGGAATAAGCCACCTGCATGTCTAGTCACGGCAATCCCGAGAAAATAACTCAATGGACCgagatccttcatagcaaattCAGAGGAAAGGAGTGCCATAATGGATTTGCGAAGGTCATGGGATGAGGTGGTGagaatgatgtcatcaacataaaggaGGATGTATGCCATGTCAGAGCCACGCCGGTAGATGAAAAGGGAGTGATCTGAAGTACTATGCTGGAACCCAATGGTAGAAACATAGTCGGCAAAGCGCTGGTACCAGGCACGAGGCGCCTGCTTCAGAGCATAAAGAGATTTCCTCAGTCGACAAACATGATCAAGATGATGAGGATCACGGAAACCCAATGGCTGGTGCATGTAGACAGTTTCGTGCAAATCACCATGGAGGAATGCATTCTGAacatccaactgatgaatgGGCCAAGATTTGGAGAGAGCAATGGTGAGAACAGTGCGAATAGTCGCTGGCTTCACCACGGGGCTGAATGTCTCATCACAATCCACACCTGCAATTtgagacctgccatcacctacaagacgagctttGTAACGCTCAAAACAGCCATTAGATTTCTTTTTATGCCTAAAAATCCACATGCAGCGAATGACATTAGCATCACAGGGTCGAGGAACCAAATCCCACGTATTATTCCTAATTAGAGcattaaattcagactgcattGCGGATTTCCAATTAGGGTCGGACAAGGCAAGTTTAGGATTTTTGGGTAGAGGGGAGATGGTCGGATCATCAATGGAAACAGAAAGGTTGAAAAGCTTTCGGGGTTTGTAAATACCTTGCATGCTACGTGTGGCCATGGTCCGAGTAGGAGGAGCGGGTGGGACCGGTGATGTAGGTGGCTGAGAGGTATCGGGATGATCCGAAGGGGGAGATATAGAGGGGGAGGTTGTAGAGGTCGAAGAACCCGTCAAAAGAGGATGCGGATGGGTCGGTGGTGTGGCTTGGGGTTCAGGAGTGGGAGGTGTAGTGGTCCACTGATGAATAAGAGAGGGATGTGGATCATCAGTGAAGCAGTCATAGGTCAAGGTGGATGAGGGAGACATGTGTTTGAAGGGAAACTGAGTTTCATCAAAAAGGAC
This is a stretch of genomic DNA from Lotus japonicus ecotype B-129 chromosome 1, LjGifu_v1.2. It encodes these proteins:
- the LOC130728851 gene encoding heat shock cognate 70 kDa protein-like, whose protein sequence is MKRRYEGFAVGIDLGTTYSCVGVWQDQQSRVEIIHNDQGNKTTPSFVAFTENQRLIGDVAHNQASTNPQNTIFDAKRLIGRKFSDAVVQKDIMLWPFKVIPGVNDKPIIIVNYKGEEKQLSAEEISSMVLTKMRETAEAYLESPVKNAVITVPAYFSDAQRKATIDAGTIAGLNVMWIINEPTAAALAYGLDKRSNCDAERNICVFDLGGGTFDVSLLTIKDKVFQVRATAGNTHLGGMDFDNRMVDYFVKEFKKKNKVDITGNPKALRRLRAACERAKRTLSFAVDTTIEVDALFQGIDFCFSISRVRFENINMELFEECMETVDKCLNDAKMTKSSIHDVVLVGGCSRIPKVQQLLQDYFNGKDLCKSINPDEAVACGAAVQAALLSEGGIKNVPNLVLMDVTPLSLGIATGIDVMNVVIPRNTNIPIKKTKRYSTPKDNAVRVSINVYEGERARVGDNNLLGSFWLSGFPRAPRGHPLDVCFGIDENGIITVSAEEKTTGNKNRITITNDKERMSSEEIKRLIQEAEKYQAEDKKYLSKVSAMIALDDYVYSTRHTLKKKDIYSKLSSQEKEKINSAIEKARNLLDDDYQQEEDVFVDCLEDLKSIFEPIIAKSG